A DNA window from Bombus huntii isolate Logan2020A chromosome 10, iyBomHunt1.1, whole genome shotgun sequence contains the following coding sequences:
- the LOC126870236 gene encoding uncharacterized protein LOC126870236, whose product MKNRMSNASQEFVEFFSRVACWIWETIEKLFDIILDFLARIIELILAVMNLIFQVICFLRDLCIEAMQTFANVFRGIVNVVSNISCEEVEDFVSACIVVLLWIVAFKLVRNLLQNSRIAAFLKPRHTSLNINDNNKVERLELGVCPAQRRTGKRINRRNGKRPRTDPKQEFND is encoded by the exons ATGAAAAATCGTATGTCGAACGCGTCGCAAGAATTCGTCGAGTTCTTCTCGCGCGTCGCCTGCTGGATATGGGAGACCATCGAAAAGTTATTCGACATCATTCTCGATTTCTTGGCGAGGATAATCGAGCTGATACTAGCGGTGATGAACCTGATTTTTCAGGTGATCTGTTTCCTAAGGGATCTCTGTATCGAGGCCATGCAAACATTCGCCAACGTCTTTCGAGGGATCGTTAACGTCGTTAGCAATATCAGCTGCGAAGAGGTCGAGGATTTCGTCTCTGCTTGCATCGTTGTTCTGCTTTGGATCGTCGCATTTAAACTCGTGCGGAATTTGTTGCAA AACTCTCGAATAGCTGCGTTTCTTAAACCACGACACACGAGTTTGAACATAAACGACAATAATAAAGTAGAGAGGCTCGAGCTAGGAGTTTGTCCGGCGCAGAGGAGGACAGGGAAAAGGATAAACCGACGTAACGGCAAGCGACCTCGAACTGATCCTAAACAGGAATTCAATGATTAG
- the LOC126870233 gene encoding uncharacterized protein LOC126870233 → MDTGLSWILAFALIALLVSEGWAIDCFKCVSIDGDNKPCDDPFHNNGSLAFLESPCLGGRKGRDGLFPATACIKIAGIYDESGVSLTVRSCALDSGTLTTDSEIIRMSHCGGFYFDDKYVRGCVQSCNDADACNGSTRRAVALVLLTLSIFLGLI, encoded by the exons ATGGATACTGGCCTCTCCTGGATCCTCGCTTTTGCCTTGATCGCGCTCCTCGTATCGGAAG GCTGGGCCATCGATTGTTTCAAGTGCGTGTCGATCGACGGCGACAACAAGCCCTGTGACGATCCGTTTCACAACAACGGGAGTCTGGCCTTCCTGGAGTCGCCATGCTTAGGAGGTCGCAAAGGGCGCGATGGTCTTTTCCCCGCGACTGCGTGCATCAAAATAGCGGGAATATATG ACGAATCCGGGGTCTCTTTGACGGTGAGAAGCTGCGCGCTGGACAGCGGAACTCTGACGACCGACTCCGAAATCATAAGAATGTCACATTGCGGAGGGTTCTATTTCGACGACAA ATACGTTCGTGGATGCGTGCAGTCTTGCAACGATGCGGATGCCTGCAATGGATCCACACGGCGAGCAGTTGCGCTCGTGCTTTTAACTTTATCGATTTTCCTTGGACTAATTTGA